In Vigna unguiculata cultivar IT97K-499-35 chromosome 3, ASM411807v1, whole genome shotgun sequence, a single genomic region encodes these proteins:
- the LOC114176973 gene encoding erlin-2-B-like, with translation MDSQHRTVASPPPSPQGRDSTAILFTFLSFFAVVALVFVPSASPSFQNTLSILHQVPEGHVGVYWRGGALLKTITEPGFHLKMPFLTQYEPVQVTLQTDQVTDIPCGTKGGVMINFEKIEVVNRLHKEFVFETLLNYGVHYDKTWIYDKIHHEINQFCSSHSLQQVYIDVFDQIDEKMKDALQVDCTRYAPGIEIISVRVTKPTIPNTIRRNFEQMEEERTKVLIAIEKQKVAEKEAETMKKMAISEAEKNANVSKILMEQKLLEKDSTRRQEEIENAMYLAREKSLADADFYRVIKEAEANTLKLTPEFLQLKFIEAIANNTKIFFGDKVPNMILDQRLLGNLLHEDSIGTTATGKSDI, from the exons TCATTCTTTGCCGTTGTCGCTCTG GTTTTTGTTCCTTCAGCATCACCATCCTTCCAAAATACCTTATCCATTCTGCACCAAGTCCCAGAAGGCCATGTGGGGGTATATTGGAGAGGAGGTGCCCTTCTGAAAACAATTACAGAGCCAG GATTCCATCTAAAGATGCCTTTTCTTACCCAGTATGAACCTGTTCAAGTGACTCTTCAGACGGATCAG GTGACTGATATACCCTGCGGTACTAAAGGCGGTGTTATGATCAATTTTGAGAAGATTGAg GTTGTTAACCGACTGCATAAGGAATTTGTCTTTGAGACATTACTCAACTATGGTGTACACTATGATAAGACATGGATATATGACAAGATTCATCATGAGATCAATCAGTTCTGCAGCTCTCACAGTCTACAACAAGTCTATATTGATGTGTTTGATCag ATTGATGAAAAGATGAAAGATGCTCTTCAAGTTGACTGCACCCGCTATGCTCCAGGAATTGAGATCATTAGTGTCCGGGTCACAAAGCCAACTATTCCAAATACCATAAGACGCAATTTCGAACAAATGGAAGAGGAGCGTACTAAG GTCTTAATTGCTATTGAGAAGCAGAAAGTAGCGGAGAAGGAGGCAGAGACTATGAAGAAGATGGCCATTAGCGAGGCTGAGAAGAATGCCAATGTTAGCAAGATCCTTATGGAGCAAAAATTGTTGGAAAAGGACAGTACTAGAAGACAAGAAGAAATAGAGAATGCAATGTATCTGGCCCGGGAGAAGAGCCTGGCAGATGCAGACTTCTACCG AGTAATTAAGGAAGCTGAAGCAAACACCTTGAAGCTTACCCCCGAATTTCTTCAGCTAAAATTTATTGAAGCCATTGctaataacacaaaaattttCTTCGGTGACAAG GTTCCTAATATGATTTTGGATCAAAGGCTACTTGGAAACTTACTTCATGAAGATTCTATAGGGACAACTGCAACAGGCAAATCAGATATCTGA